A region from the Tachyglossus aculeatus isolate mTacAcu1 chromosome X2, mTacAcu1.pri, whole genome shotgun sequence genome encodes:
- the UBE2D2 gene encoding ubiquitin-conjugating enzyme E2 D2, protein MALKRIHKELNDLARDPPAQCSAGPVGDDMFHWQATIMGPNDSPYQGGVFFLTIHFPTDYPFKPPKVAFTTRIYHPNINSNGSICLDILRSQWSPALTISKVLLSICSLLCDPNPDDPLVPEIARIYKTDREKYNRIAREWTQKYAM, encoded by the exons ATGGCTCTGAAGAGAATCCACAAG GAGCTGAATGACCTGGCCCGGGACCCTCCAGCACAATGTTCGGCAGGTCCCGTCGGAGATGACA TGTTCCATTGGCAAGCCACAATAATGGGGCCA AACGACAGCCCCTATCAGGGAGGAGTATTTTTCTTGACAATTCATTTCCCGACAGATTACCCCTTCAAACCACCCAAG GTTGCATTTACGACAAGAATCTACCATCCAAACATCAACAGTAATGGCAGCATTTGCCTCGATATCCTCCGGTCACAGTGGTCCCCGGCACTAACTATTTCAAAAG taCTCTTGTCCATctgttctctgttgtgtgaccccaaTCCAGATGATCCTCTAGTGCCTGAGATTGCCCGGATCTACAAAACAGATAGAGAAAA